From the Streptomyces sp. KMM 9044 genome, one window contains:
- the glgX gene encoding glycogen debranching protein GlgX, with product MSSAAEQEAVAGREAAPGARVTGDGRPAVAVSGVRATAPPPVTVPVRPGPPAPLGARFRTGPDGAGTGFALWAQGAEGVELCLFDGHGGESRARLTELTDGVWHGFVPGVLPGTRYGYRVHGRWDPWTGARWNPAKLLLDPYARAVDGDYGTSGLPPQVYGHVRAWPDQQVADTVRDDRDSAPYVPKGVVVHDDDDWSDDRRPGTPWADTVLYELHVKGFTQRHPGIPGELRGTYAGLAHPAAIDHLVRLGVTAVELLPVHQFAHEDHLLRRGLRNHWGYNSVGWFAPHAGYAAFGTGGQQVGEFKRMVRALHAAGIEVVLDVVYNHTAEANELGPTLSLKGIDNRGHYRLRADARRYADYTGCGNTLDVVQPHVLRLITDSLRYWVTEMGVDGFRFDLAAALARTADGDDVDMRVPFLSAIAQDPVLRGVKLIAEPWDVGPGGYRVGAFPPLWSEWNDRYRDAVRDFWRPGAADLREIGYRLSGSSDLYDWGGRRPYASVNFVTAHDGFTLRDLVSYEHKHNAANGEGNRDGTDDNRSWNCGAEGETDDPGILSLRRRQLRNLLATLLLSTGVPMLVAGDEMGRTQRGNNNAYCQDNETGWVDWELLARPGWQALFDLTSRLIALRRSHPVLRRRTFYSGHAHGAEGLRDLAWFTARGTEMTEEDWYAPTVTLGMYLSGRDIPDRDEHGERVLDDSFLAVLHAGDEPADVRLPGPPWAERYEVLVDTGREDQGSPPATPHLADTTITVAGRTVLLLRVVG from the coding sequence GTGTCCAGCGCAGCCGAGCAGGAGGCGGTCGCCGGGCGGGAGGCGGCGCCCGGGGCCCGGGTCACCGGCGACGGGCGCCCGGCCGTCGCCGTGAGCGGCGTACGGGCAACCGCGCCGCCGCCGGTGACGGTGCCCGTGCGGCCCGGCCCGCCGGCCCCGTTGGGAGCCCGCTTTCGGACCGGTCCGGACGGGGCGGGGACCGGCTTCGCGTTGTGGGCACAGGGCGCCGAAGGCGTCGAGCTGTGCCTGTTCGACGGGCACGGCGGGGAGAGCCGCGCCCGGCTCACCGAGCTGACGGACGGGGTCTGGCACGGCTTCGTGCCGGGCGTCCTGCCCGGCACGCGCTACGGCTACCGGGTGCACGGCCGCTGGGACCCGTGGACCGGTGCCCGCTGGAACCCGGCGAAACTGCTGCTCGACCCGTACGCCCGCGCGGTGGACGGCGACTACGGCACGTCCGGCCTGCCGCCCCAGGTGTACGGGCATGTCCGGGCCTGGCCGGACCAACAGGTCGCGGACACCGTGCGCGACGACCGGGACTCCGCTCCGTACGTGCCGAAGGGGGTCGTCGTCCACGACGACGACGACTGGTCCGACGACCGCCGGCCCGGGACGCCGTGGGCGGACACGGTCCTGTACGAGCTGCACGTCAAGGGGTTCACGCAGCGGCACCCGGGCATCCCCGGGGAACTGCGCGGCACGTACGCGGGGCTGGCCCATCCTGCCGCGATCGACCACCTGGTGCGGCTCGGGGTGACGGCCGTGGAACTGCTGCCGGTGCACCAGTTCGCGCACGAGGACCATCTGCTGCGGCGGGGGCTGCGCAACCACTGGGGCTACAACTCCGTCGGCTGGTTCGCCCCGCACGCCGGCTACGCGGCCTTCGGGACGGGCGGACAGCAGGTCGGCGAGTTCAAGCGGATGGTGCGCGCGCTGCACGCGGCGGGTATCGAGGTCGTCCTCGACGTGGTCTACAACCACACCGCCGAGGCGAACGAACTGGGCCCCACCCTGTCCCTGAAGGGCATCGACAACCGTGGCCACTACCGGCTCCGGGCCGATGCCCGCCGGTACGCCGACTACACCGGCTGCGGCAACACCCTGGACGTCGTCCAGCCGCACGTACTGCGCCTGATCACGGACTCGCTGCGCTACTGGGTGACCGAGATGGGCGTCGACGGCTTCCGCTTCGACCTGGCGGCGGCACTGGCCCGCACCGCGGACGGGGACGACGTCGACATGCGCGTCCCGTTCCTCTCGGCGATCGCCCAGGATCCGGTGCTGCGCGGGGTGAAGCTGATCGCCGAGCCGTGGGACGTGGGCCCCGGCGGCTACCGGGTGGGGGCGTTCCCGCCGCTGTGGTCGGAGTGGAACGACCGGTACCGCGACGCCGTACGGGACTTCTGGCGGCCCGGCGCCGCGGACCTGCGGGAGATCGGCTACCGGCTCTCCGGTTCGAGCGACCTGTACGACTGGGGCGGGCGGCGCCCGTACGCCTCGGTCAACTTCGTCACCGCACACGACGGGTTCACCCTGCGTGACCTCGTGTCGTACGAACACAAGCACAACGCGGCCAACGGCGAGGGCAACCGGGACGGCACCGACGACAACCGCTCCTGGAACTGCGGCGCCGAGGGCGAGACCGACGACCCGGGCATCCTGTCCCTGCGCCGGCGACAACTGCGCAACCTGCTGGCCACCCTGCTGCTCTCGACGGGTGTGCCGATGCTGGTCGCGGGTGACGAGATGGGGCGCACCCAGCGCGGCAACAACAACGCCTACTGCCAGGACAACGAGACCGGCTGGGTGGACTGGGAACTGCTGGCCCGGCCGGGCTGGCAGGCCCTGTTCGACCTCACGTCCAGGCTGATCGCCCTGCGCCGCAGCCATCCGGTGCTGCGCCGCCGCACCTTCTACTCCGGACACGCGCACGGTGCCGAAGGCCTGCGCGACCTGGCCTGGTTCACCGCGCGGGGCACGGAGATGACCGAGGAGGACTGGTACGCGCCCACCGTCACCCTCGGCATGTACCTCTCCGGCCGGGACATCCCGGACCGGGACGAGCACGGTGAGCGCGTCCTCGACGACAGCTTCCTCGCCGTCCTCCACGCCGGCGACGAACCGGCGGACGTCCGCCTCCCGGGTCCGCCATGGGCCGAGCGCTACGAGGTCCTCGTCGACACCGGCCGGGAGGACCAGGGGTCCCCGCCGGCCACGCCCCACCTCGCGGACACGACGATCACGGTCGCGGGACGGACGGTGCTGCTGCTGCGCGTGGTCGGGTGA
- a CDS encoding ABC transporter ATP-binding protein: MATTLPPPPPPLETREASSTVRTLLRLWPYVRPVRARLLTAAVVAILASCIGLVIPLVLKWMVDGPIADRDPAGVWLGALYLLLLGLAEALLFGLRRWLVARPLAGVEAGMRAGLYRRLQRLPVAFHDQWPSGQLLSRGTTDLMLVRMFLAFPLTFLLVNGVTILVGVIIMLIQDWALGLVVLIPAVPVVVTCLIFEKRYSRASRLGQDQVGDLTTVVEESVLGIRVIKGFGRHRSQARVFRKLSEDLRGTELRKARLLGAIMSVIVTLPELAIGTTLVLGAMRVADGDLSAGTLVAFLSTALALRWPVDSIGFLLAMSQEAATATERYFEVMDTEEEEPGPHGARTPAASTGDDGLRFHDVTFRYPDAPSGSPPVLDRVDLHIRPGESMALVGATGSGKTTLTALVPRLHEATSGRITLDGTDITALSREELRCRVSVAFEEPALFSAAVGENVLMGAGAAAGKDELERALGVAQADFVHALPQGTDTQVGEQGLSLSGGQRQRLALARAVVGQPDFLVLDDPLSALDVHTEAAVEAALRRVLADTTALIVAHRPSTVLLADRVALLSGGRITAVGTHHELLRTNAEYAHLMAGDPVGQKEEQR; the protein is encoded by the coding sequence ATGGCCACCACACTCCCACCCCCGCCCCCACCCCTCGAAACGCGCGAAGCGTCCTCCACGGTTCGTACGTTGCTGCGTCTGTGGCCGTACGTGCGGCCCGTGCGGGCGCGGCTGCTGACCGCCGCCGTCGTCGCGATCCTCGCCTCGTGCATCGGCCTGGTCATCCCGTTGGTCCTGAAGTGGATGGTGGACGGCCCGATCGCCGACCGGGATCCGGCGGGTGTGTGGCTCGGCGCGCTGTACCTGCTGCTGCTCGGACTCGCGGAGGCACTGCTGTTCGGGCTCCGGCGGTGGCTGGTGGCGCGTCCGCTGGCGGGGGTCGAGGCGGGGATGCGGGCGGGCCTGTACCGGCGCCTGCAGCGGCTGCCGGTGGCGTTCCACGATCAGTGGCCGTCGGGGCAGTTGCTGTCCCGGGGGACCACGGATCTGATGCTGGTGCGCATGTTCCTGGCCTTCCCACTGACGTTTCTTCTGGTCAACGGGGTGACGATCCTCGTCGGTGTGATCATCATGCTGATCCAGGACTGGGCTCTTGGACTGGTCGTCCTGATTCCCGCCGTGCCGGTGGTGGTCACCTGCCTGATCTTCGAGAAGCGGTACTCCAGGGCGTCGCGGCTCGGACAGGACCAGGTCGGCGATCTGACGACGGTCGTCGAGGAGAGCGTGCTCGGCATCCGTGTCATCAAGGGGTTCGGACGGCATCGCAGCCAGGCCCGGGTGTTCCGGAAGCTGTCCGAGGATCTGCGCGGGACGGAGCTGCGCAAGGCCCGGCTGCTCGGCGCCATCATGAGCGTCATCGTGACGCTCCCGGAGCTGGCCATCGGCACGACCCTGGTGCTGGGGGCCATGCGGGTGGCCGACGGGGACCTGTCCGCGGGCACCCTGGTGGCGTTCCTGTCGACGGCCCTGGCGCTGCGCTGGCCCGTGGACTCGATCGGCTTCCTGCTGGCGATGAGCCAGGAGGCGGCGACCGCGACCGAGCGGTACTTCGAGGTGATGGACACCGAGGAGGAGGAGCCGGGCCCCCACGGCGCACGGACGCCGGCCGCCTCCACGGGCGACGACGGGCTGCGCTTCCACGACGTCACCTTCCGCTACCCCGACGCCCCTTCCGGGTCCCCGCCCGTCCTGGACCGGGTCGACCTGCACATCCGTCCCGGCGAGTCGATGGCCCTGGTCGGCGCGACCGGCAGCGGCAAGACCACGCTCACCGCCCTGGTCCCCCGGCTGCACGAGGCGACCTCGGGGCGGATCACCCTCGACGGCACGGACATCACCGCGCTGTCCCGCGAGGAGTTGCGGTGCAGGGTCTCCGTCGCGTTCGAGGAGCCGGCCCTGTTCTCGGCCGCGGTGGGGGAGAACGTGCTGATGGGCGCCGGGGCCGCTGCCGGGAAGGACGAGCTGGAGCGGGCGCTGGGCGTGGCGCAGGCCGACTTCGTGCACGCGCTGCCGCAGGGCACCGACACCCAGGTCGGCGAGCAGGGGCTGAGCCTGTCCGGCGGGCAGCGGCAGCGTCTCGCGCTGGCCCGCGCGGTGGTCGGGCAGCCCGACTTCCTGGTACTGGACGACCCGCTGTCCGCGCTCGACGTGCACACGGAGGCCGCGGTCGAGGCGGCCCTGCGCCGGGTGCTCGCGGACACCACGGCCCTGATCGTGGCGCACCGTCCGTCCACGGTCCTGCTGGCCGACCGCGTCGCCCTGCTCTCCGGCGGCCGGATCACGGCGGTCGGCACCCATCACGAACTGCTGCGCACCAACGCCGAGTACGCCCACCTGATGGCCGGCGACCCGGTGGGACAGAAGGAGGAGCAGCGATGA
- a CDS encoding sulfotransferase family protein, which produces MKDPRISAIGKGLRRRGRLMAQAVSPPRRRLDAVPAPRPGAAPYAAPPAPRLVESPVFVLSSVRSGSTLLRVLLNSHSRIRAPHEMHLRTLHVQLSRSFSVDAMRALQLDREELEHLLWDRVLHLELTRSGKDVIVDKTPPNTLVWPRLHRCWPGARRIVLLRHPGAVVASLTARRTDPDHAAIRAEVLGYAEKLEEARHAPGAHVISYEELTTAPERVTRGVCDYLGVPWEPGMLDYGSKDHGAFRPQLGDWSDTIRSGRIHTARPAAPDTELPPRLRELARAWGYTEGP; this is translated from the coding sequence GTGAAGGACCCGCGAATCTCCGCGATCGGCAAGGGGCTGAGGCGTCGGGGGAGGCTGATGGCGCAGGCCGTCAGCCCGCCGCGCCGCCGCCTCGACGCGGTGCCGGCCCCCCGGCCCGGGGCGGCCCCGTACGCCGCCCCGCCCGCGCCACGTCTGGTGGAGTCACCGGTGTTCGTGCTGTCCTCGGTGCGCTCCGGATCGACGCTGCTGCGCGTCCTGCTGAACAGCCACAGCCGTATACGCGCCCCGCACGAGATGCACCTGCGCACCCTGCACGTCCAGTTGTCCCGGTCCTTCAGCGTGGACGCCATGCGGGCCCTGCAGCTGGACCGGGAAGAACTCGAGCACCTCCTGTGGGACCGGGTGCTGCACCTGGAACTGACCCGCAGCGGCAAGGACGTCATCGTCGACAAGACCCCGCCCAACACCCTCGTCTGGCCCCGGCTGCACCGATGCTGGCCCGGCGCACGCCGCATCGTCCTGCTGCGCCACCCGGGAGCGGTCGTCGCCTCCCTGACCGCCCGCCGCACCGACCCGGACCACGCGGCCATCCGCGCCGAGGTCCTCGGCTACGCAGAGAAGCTGGAGGAGGCGCGGCACGCCCCCGGCGCCCACGTGATCTCCTACGAGGAGCTCACCACCGCACCGGAGCGGGTGACCCGGGGCGTGTGCGACTACCTCGGCGTGCCCTGGGAGCCCGGCATGCTCGACTACGGCAGTAAGGACCACGGGGCCTTCCGCCCTCAGCTGGGCGACTGGTCCGACACCATCAGATCCGGCCGCATCCACACCGCCCGCCCGGCCGCCCCGGACACCGAACTCCCTCCCCGCCTGCGCGAACTGGCCCGCGCCTGGGGCTACACCGAGGGCCCCTAG
- a CDS encoding L,D-transpeptidase gives MSHVQGRALRARAALAAVVTWAGLLVGAVGCTSDGPVAGASGPPGPEEVIRVVPADASKEVRPGQVLRVRASEGRLKSVRVVRSQDAQESPVPGRISADGRSWKPDDERLALAAKYTVDAVALDGDGRRSARHTTFTTYVPEQRFIGYVAPDDRSVVGTGMIVSLAFNREIADRAAVERAVRVTSRPAVDIRPHWFGRERLDFRPEKYWKPGTEVTVELDLRDVEGAPGVYGLQHRTFSFTVGRGQVSVVDASRHTMEVRRDGEVLATVPVTAGAPRTPTYNGKMVITEMLEVTRMDSRTVGFGGEYDIPDVPHAIRLTDSGTFLHGNYWAENDVFGDTNVSHGCIGLRDVKGGGASTPAGWFFDRSLVGDVVEVVNSKDRTVAPDNGLGGWNTSWEKWAKGSAVK, from the coding sequence GTGAGCCACGTACAAGGGCGCGCACTGCGCGCGAGGGCCGCACTGGCCGCCGTAGTGACATGGGCAGGACTGCTGGTCGGAGCCGTCGGCTGTACCTCGGACGGCCCCGTCGCGGGGGCGTCCGGCCCCCCGGGACCCGAAGAGGTGATCCGGGTCGTGCCCGCCGACGCCAGCAAGGAGGTGCGCCCCGGCCAGGTGCTGCGGGTGCGGGCGTCCGAGGGCCGGCTGAAGTCGGTCAGGGTCGTCCGGTCCCAGGACGCGCAGGAGTCCCCGGTCCCCGGCCGGATCTCCGCCGACGGGCGGAGCTGGAAGCCCGACGACGAACGGCTGGCGCTGGCCGCGAAGTACACGGTCGACGCCGTCGCCCTGGACGGCGACGGGCGCCGCTCGGCCCGTCACACCACCTTCACCACGTACGTCCCCGAGCAGCGCTTCATCGGCTATGTCGCCCCGGACGACCGTTCCGTCGTCGGCACGGGGATGATCGTCTCCCTGGCGTTCAACCGCGAGATCGCCGACCGCGCGGCGGTCGAACGCGCCGTCCGCGTCACCTCCCGTCCGGCCGTCGACATCCGCCCGCACTGGTTCGGCAGGGAACGCCTCGACTTCCGTCCCGAGAAGTACTGGAAGCCCGGCACCGAGGTCACCGTCGAACTGGACCTGCGGGACGTCGAGGGCGCGCCCGGTGTCTACGGGCTCCAGCACCGCACGTTCTCGTTCACCGTCGGGCGCGGTCAGGTCTCGGTGGTCGACGCGTCCCGGCACACGATGGAGGTGCGCCGGGACGGCGAGGTGCTCGCCACCGTGCCGGTCACGGCCGGAGCGCCCAGGACCCCCACGTACAACGGGAAGATGGTGATCACCGAGATGCTCGAGGTCACCCGGATGGACAGCCGCACGGTCGGCTTCGGCGGCGAGTACGACATCCCCGACGTCCCGCACGCCATCCGCCTGACCGACTCCGGCACCTTCCTGCACGGCAACTACTGGGCCGAGAACGACGTCTTCGGGGACACCAACGTCAGCCACGGGTGCATCGGTCTGCGGGATGTGAAGGGCGGCGGCGCGAGCACTCCCGCGGGCTGGTTCTTCGACCGCAGCCTCGTCGGCGACGTCGTCGAGGTGGTCAACAGCAAGGACCGGACGGTCGCCCCGGACAACGGCCTCGGCGGCTGGAACACGAGCTGGGAGAAGTGGGCGAAGGGCAGCGCCGTGAAGTGA
- a CDS encoding DUF1990 domain-containing protein — MSSADFTYDHVGATREPGFCPPGFHPLHVRTRLGEGEAVFRQGAQAVLSWELHRALGVGFDTGADRATPGADVTVTLAGVVRAPCRVVWTVEEHRRAGWAYGTLPGHPECGEEAFVVDRTGDGTVWLTVSAFSRPARWYARAAGPAGRGLQQAWARRCGTVLRRLATKGLGES, encoded by the coding sequence ATGTCTTCGGCGGACTTCACCTACGACCACGTCGGCGCGACCCGTGAGCCGGGTTTCTGCCCTCCCGGATTCCATCCCCTGCACGTCCGCACCCGCCTCGGCGAGGGCGAGGCGGTCTTCCGCCAGGGCGCGCAGGCGGTCCTGTCCTGGGAACTGCACCGGGCCCTGGGGGTCGGGTTCGACACCGGCGCCGACCGTGCGACGCCCGGTGCCGACGTCACCGTCACGCTCGCCGGAGTGGTCCGGGCACCCTGCCGGGTGGTCTGGACGGTGGAGGAACACCGCAGAGCCGGCTGGGCGTACGGCACCCTGCCCGGTCATCCGGAGTGCGGTGAGGAGGCCTTCGTCGTGGACCGCACCGGTGACGGGACGGTGTGGCTGACCGTCTCGGCGTTCAGCAGGCCGGCCAGGTGGTACGCGCGGGCGGCCGGCCCGGCCGGCCGTGGCCTGCAGCAGGCCTGGGCCCGCCGCTGCGGCACGGTGCTGCGCCGCCTCGCGACGAAGGGCCTCGGGGAGTCCTGA